aggacatacagcagctggagatttttaagtagaagtaaattacaaaacttcctgaaaccagttgatttttgctggagtatccctttgagGGGGGGTTTAGCATTGTGTTGTACATGATTGAGTCGAGCCCTGCGGAGGACACTGGCATTCTAGATGATTATGTGGTATATAAAGAGATCTGTACACTGGTAGTGCTGGCCTAGATGGCTGCTCTAGTGTTGGCCCAGATGGCTGCTCTAGTGTTGGCCTAGATGGATGCTCTAGTGTTGGCCTAGATGGCTGCTCTAGTGTTGGCCTAGATGGATGCTCTAGTGTTGGCCCAGATGGCTGCTCTAGTGTTGGCCCAGATGGCTGCTCTAGTGTTGGCCCAGATGGCTGCTCTAGTGTTGGCCCAGATGGCTGCTCTAGTGTTGGCCCAGATGGCTGCTCTAGTGTTGGCCCAGATGGCTGCTCTAGTGTTGGCCCAGATGGCTGCTCTAGTGTTGGCCCAGATGGCTGCTCTAGTGTTGGCCTAGATGGCTGCTCTAGTGTTGGCCCAGATGGATGCTCTAGTGTTGGCCCAGATGGATGCTCTAGTGTTGCCCCAGATGGCTGCTCTAGTGTTGGCCTAGATGGATGCTCTAGTGTTGGCCCAGATGGATGCTCTAGTGTTGGCCCAGATGGATGCTCTAGTGTTGCCCCAGATGGCTGCTCTAGTGTTGGCCTAGATGGATGCTCTAGTGTTGGCCTAGATGGCTGCTCTAGTGTTGGCCCAGATGGATGCTCTAGTGTTGGCCCAGATGGCTGCTCTAGTGTTGGCCCAGATGGATGCTCTAGTGTTGGCCCAGGGCGTCATCCTTTTTGTCACTTCATTTAGACTGCATGTGCTGATTGGACGCCTCTGAGTACCGGTTGGCTGGatagcagtatacaggtatatattgtgctgcggtggtgaccaccATTATTACACAGTCTGATAGCAATACAGATGTATTCTTGTGCTGTGGCAGTGACCATGATACATTACATTGTCCAGCAGTCTGCACTAGGCTGGGGCAGGTGTGTCGTGTAGTGCAGCCTCACTGCATGCGCAGTCATCGTGTCCTCCTCTATTCTGCGCTCGCTCAGCTGCcacatcatgtgacctgtgtccATTGCTcgatatatatgattttttgccTTGTTGCGTGGCCTGTGCTTTATGAGCGGTGTCCTCTTTTGCTTCTTGTTACCATCCCATCCTAATCCTTGGGTTCACGTGAGAGGGACTATTCCGATGATGGACTTTGTGATGGATGAAGATGTCGGCTCCACCTGCCTGGAGTCTGGGATGATGAGAATTGGAGGAGTAGAGGGGGCTCCTATAAGCAGCAGCTTTTAATCCCCAAACACATATGGTCCCTTAAAGGAAACATTGAACTGTAGCCCAGGCTAAAGACATCATGTTATAGGGCAGGATTTACTGAGCAGATATGtattaaaggaatattccactcaaacataacttttgatatgttgttgcccatggtgagactaacaattccttccatactttattatctgttcagtctccttccgccagttctgagctgctgctttctgccgaagaaacaaaaatctgtgtgtgtctctctctctctgtctcccactcTCTtcagagacggctgatgtaaacaagtccctggcaggctgtctctgcaacattgtagcttctttgtaatgctgggagggttatttgaggtcaagctgctaatgaactcactgtgattatccctaccagcattacaaagttgcagataaagccagtcaggaacttgtttacataagcagggagggggaggagggagggggggacagagagaaaagctcacacagatttgtgtctgcagcataacacagcagctgagaactggggaagaagactgaatagataataacatgaaaggaattgttagccccccatgggcagcaacaaaagttatgtttgagtggaatacccctttacgcttaggagtccagtgggcggttctAATCAGTAAATAACAGTCCTACataaggaccgcccactggatgCCTGAGCTCACAATGAGGTTTAAAATATAAATCTCTGGTTCTCCCACATATATAGATCAGTGCGCTCAGCCCCTCCTGCTGGGTAACATGGCGCCTGCCGGTTGCGCTGCCTTAGTGACGTTGTTCTCATATTGGAGCATTTTAGAGATACTAAAAACTAAGCACAACTGTACCTAGTAACAGGCCCGGAGACCTCCAGAACGGCACGGGGGCCGACCCATCGAAACTGATGAACAGAGGAGTCATGTGACTATTATATACTACAAGCCATTGCCATACACCTTATGTGCCATAAAGCAGAATCTGTAGTTGCAGCATTTTCAGCTGCAGGGGgtatctgggcatgatgggagttgtagtctggagAACACAGAGCTAATGATTAGTATAAGGATGCATAGCTGAGACAGGAGGGAAGGAGCTGGTTCAGGCTGTGATGTGTGTCTGAGCTAATAACTTGTTACATGGCGGCCGGGCCCCACAGCGGTGGAGACGTGTGTGCTAGATGGGGGGAGCAGTGACAACCTCAGTCACCTTGCTGATAGATGGAACAGCTGCAGCCACTATTATACCAGCAGTGATGGAGCCATTTTCTGCCCCAGGATCCTGTGCAGACACAATAGACCTTGTATAGAgaacagacagcaggtggcgctgcacAGATTATTTTTATATAGAGATTTTATATAGAGATGGGAAAAATAAAAGGAGCCTATATGGACACTGACCAGCGGAAGTTTGGACCAGGGCGTCATCCTGCAACCTTGTTAGTTCATTGGGACGGCATGTGCTCAGTGGACGCCTCCCTTGTCTGGTCAGCCTGTTGTGGCTAGTAATAgtgaggcctcattcacacacatAGGTGGGGAAGTGGCAGCCACCTAGTGATCACTATAGTGGGCAGCCATGACAGACACCACCTAGTGATCACTATAGTGGGCAGCCATGACAGCCACCACCTAGTGATCACTATAGTGGGCAGCCATGACAGCCACCACCTAGTGATCACTATAGTGGGCAGCCATGACAGCCACCACCTAGTGATCACTATAGTGGGCAGCCATGACAGACACCACCTAGTGATCACTATAGTGGGCAGCCATGACAGACACCACCTAGTGATCACTATAGTGGGCAGCCATGACAGCCACCACCTAGAGATCATTATAGTGGGCAGCCATGACAGACACCACCCAGTGATCACTATAGTGGGCAGCCATGACAGCCACCACCTAGTGATCACTATAGTGGGCAGCCATGACAGACACCACCTAGAGATCATTATAGTGGGCAGCCATGACAGCCACCACCTAGAGATCATTATAGTGGGTAGCCATGACAGCCACCACCTAGTGATCACTATAGTGGGCAGCCATGACAGCCACCACCTAGTGATCACTATAGTGGGCAGCCATGACAGACACCACCTAGTGATCACTATAGTGGGCAGCCATGACAGACACCACCTAGAGATCATTATAGTGGGCAGCCATGACAGACACCACCCAGTGAAGCCTCCCCCAGCCCACAGATGGCGCCATGTCCTGTTTCCACACCACCCCTTGTCTTTATCCTGACCCAGCATGGCTTCCGGCAGAGTGTTACTCCAGAACAAATCTGTGTCCTCCCAGTAAGAGACGTGGCCCCAAGATCATCAATGTTAGTGATGGCCCAGACCCCTGTGAGCGGTGTAGTGGCCCCATCATCTCATTCATTATTTGACCTCCATTGACTATGAAGTGATTGGTTTTCCTTCCGaggagtcttagggccctattccacgggacgattatcgtttggataatcgttaacgattaacgatctcaaacgaccgctattgcgaaagacctgaaaacgttcactcatttccatggaacgataatcgttacttatgatcgtaattgcgatcgtttctcttcgctatttattcgctattgcgttcgtatctattgagaacgaccgaacgatgtcttattcaatgcgaacgatttgcgaacgagcaacgataaaaataggtccaggtcttattaaacgatcaacgatttctcgttcggtcgttaatcgttaactgcatttcaaccgaacgattatcgttcagattcgaacgatttaacgataatctgaacgataatcgtcccgtggaatagggcccttaaccccTGTGACCCCGGCTGACACGTGACGAATCGATGAGTAAATGTGAGACTATTGCCGACTTCTTGTACCTCTGACATCTAACCATTGATTGTTGGTCCCTCTtatacaaaaatgagaaaaaaaaaagtttcttgaaTTTAATAAAAGTTGATACCTTTATGTTCCATCTTATTCCCAGAGGCGTCTGAGTGATCAGGGGGGAAAGCtggacggtgtgtgtgtgtgtgagctggaGGGCCGTCAAAGTGGGTCACTCTACAGAGCGGGAGACAGATGAAGAAACTACCCACATTACCAATGTGCAGTGGTCTCCTCTATCATTGTGGACCAGAccattatttgggggggggggggcggctgctcTGCTCCATTacagagagaggggtcacagatCCAGGCTGCAGCATTATATACCAACACTGTTTTTGTACCACAACAGCCCAGTAGCAGGATAGTGGAGGGGTTATCCAagactgaaaaaaacagcagctttCTCCCATACTTGGCTCCACTCCtggcctcaggttgtgtgtggtattgcaccttacttccattgaagtgaatggagcaaagtTGTATTTTCACAAACAGCCAGAGGTCAGGCAGGGCAGTTTTTGGATAAAAGTGACTGTTTTATCTCCTCCTGGATCATTCCTCTAAAAGGTATTTATATCGGGAGTCTTCTCCAGTAGTCAGTCACCCATCACAGGCAGCAGTACTCGGTTACTCAGTGACCCCGGTACACATTACAGGTGGCAGTACTCGAATACTCAGTGACCCCAGTACACACATCACAGGCAGCAGTACTCGGTTACTCAGTGACCCCAGTACACACATCACAGGCAGCAGTACTCGGTTACTCAGTGACCCCGGTACACATTACAGGTGGCAGTACTCAGTTACTCAGTGACCCCAGTACACACATCACAGGCAGCAGTACTCGGTTACTCAGTGACCCCGGTACACACATCACAGGCGGCAGTACTCTGTTACTCAGTGACCCCGGTACACACATCACAGGCAGCAGTACTGATACTCAGTGACCCCGGTACACACATCACAGGCGGCAGTACTCAGATACTCAGTGACCCCGGTATACACATCACAGGCAGCAGTACTGATACTCAGTGACCCCGGTATACACATCACAGGCAGCAGTACTGGGTTACTCAGTGACCCCGGTATACACATCACAGGCAGCAGTACTGGGTTACTCAGTGACCCCCCAGTACAGGTGGCAGTACTCAGATACTCAGTGACCCCCCAGTACAGGTGGCAGTACTCGGATACTCAGTGACCCCGGTACACACATCACAGGCGGCAGTACTCAGTTACTCAGTGACCCCAGTATACACATCACAGGCAGCAGTACTGGGTTACTCAGTGACCCCGGTATACACATCACAGGCAGCAGTACTCGGATACTCCGTGACCCCCGGTATACACATCATAGGCAGCAGTACTCGGATACTCCGTGACCCCGGTATACACATCACAGGTAGCAGTACTTGGATACTCAGTGACCCCGGTATACACATCACAGGTAGCAGTACTCGGATACTCAGTGACCCCGGTATACACATCACAGGTAGCAGTACTTGGATACTCCGTGACCCCGGTATACACATCACAGGTAGCAGTACTTGGATACTCAGTGACCCCGGTATACACATCATAGGCGGTAATCCTCAGTTACTCGGTGAAGTGCGTTTATTATCGAGTTGCTTTTGTTCAGAGCAAATAAATACAGTAACAAAAAGGGAAATTCTAAACCTCTCAGCAATGTGAGCGGACGATGAGAGTGAGAATCCCGTCCAGTTGGGGGGAGGTGCACAGGCCTAATGGCCCTAATACCCTTGGACAAGACCCGACAATTGGCTCTACCCCACCCTCACAGAGACAGGAAGGAGTActgccccatcatcctcctctgcAGGTCACACACGCAGTGACTGGGGAAGGTTAATGCTGGTGCGGCCTCCCTCTGCCCCGGCCACCTCCGGGGGCGTCTGCCGTAGAGCGAGGGTTCTTGATGGTCTCGTCTACGGAGAGAATGAGGCAGGCGGCTTCTGAGGCTGCAGTCAGAGCGTTGATCCTCACGATGGACGGCTCCCATACACAGGCATCAAAGTTATCTGCAATGTCTTCATTGTTCACGTCCACCCCAAACCACACACCGCCCTGAAAACAGCAGCAGTACAGAGTCAGGACGCAGGTAACTTGGCGATGGTTACGTCTACACAGCCTGTCACTAACTTGGGTGAAATAAGACTTGGAGCAGTGGTCCAGAATCAGAACACATCGCCactcatgtcctcaggttgtgtggggtattgcaaTTCAAccccattcacgtcaatggaacgaagctgcaaaactgcacccaaactgaggacaagaggggcgctgtttgTGGATGAAAGCGGTCATGTTCTTctattcctggaaaacccctttaaaaggcatactccagcaaaaatctttttctttgaaatcaactggttttagaaagttacacagatttgtaatttttctatataaaaatttctagtcttccagtactttatcagctgctgtatgttgtgcaggaaaTGTTGAAttgtttccaatctgacacattgctctcttctgccacccctgtccatgtcaggaactgtccaaagcagcagcatttataaatagaagtaaattatggatttataaatagaagtaaattatgaatctatataaactttctgacaccagttgatttgaaagaaaaaaaaactttagctggcgtacccctttaagggtgtgactatgtgggcactatacacGAGGCTCACCTGGGCATGCTTTGCTCTCAGCTTGTTCAGGATGTTGGTGGCATCAAACCCAGCGTTGTCACAGAGCTGGCGGGGGATGATCTCCAGGGCCTTGGCGTAAGCTCCGATGAGGAGCTGCTGTTTACCGGGAATGGTCCTGGAGTAATCCCTCAGGTACTTGGATAGTTCCATCTCAATGGCGCCTCCTCCAGCAACCACAGAGTCATTCTACAGGATGAGAGGCATAAGTTACCACACAGGATATGTCTGCAAGGGACAGCAAGGGATTGTGGGAGGAGTAGaccatacgtgtgtgtgtgtatgcagaacGTACCTTGATGGCTCTCCGAACAATCATGATGGCGTCGTGCAGGGATCGCTCGGTCTCCTCCATGAACTGCTCGGCTCCCCCTCTCAGGATGATGGTGCAGGTCTTGGCCTTAGGGCAGCCGGTGAAGAAGTTATATCTGCGGAACGTGCAAAGACAAAGATCAGGACCGAAGACTACAGATCAATGCTAAAGCACCTGCTGAGCGGTCCCTGATCATAGGACCATACACTGTAATACCCAGATAGAGTAACcgtattctccagagctgcactcactattctgctggtgaggtcactgtgcacATATTTATATGGGGGGTTCTCACCTTTCTCCGCCCACCTGCGCCTCCTCGAACAGGGCGCACTGTCCCAGCACTTCATCCTTTAGAGCGTTCACACTGGTCTGGATGGAGCCGCCACAGgcctgggggggaggggaagacacCGGAGTATTATACATGGAGGAAACCCTGCCCTGTGTTATTACACATCAATGTATATTACACCTACAAGCACCTGACATTACTCAGCATCAACAATGCATTCACCCTCGTACCATCATGGTTCTCCTCAGGTCCTCCTGTTACCCTGAACACACCCACCACCCCCTCGTACCATCATGGTTCTTTTCAGGTCCTCCTCTGTTACCctgcacccccaccccctcatACCATCATGGTTCTCCTCAGGTCCTCCTCTGTTACCctgcacccccaccccctcatACCATCATGGTTCTCCTCAGGTCCTCCTCTGTTACCctgcacccccaccccctcatACCATCATGGTTCTCCTCAGGTCCTCCTCTGTTACCctgcacccccaccccctcgTACCATCATGGTTCTCCTCAGGTCCTCCTCTGttaccctgcacccccccaccccccctcataCCATCATGGTTCTCCTCAGGTCCTCCTGttaccctgcacccccccccacccccccttgtaCCATCATGGTTCTCCTCAGGTCCTCCTGttaccctgcacccccccacccctcctcgtACCATCATGGTTCTCCTCAGGTCCTCCTCTGTtaacctgcacccccccccccaccccccctcgtACCATCATGGTTCTCCTCAGGTCCTCCTGTTACCctgcacccccaccccctcgTACCATCATAGTTCTCCTCAGGTCCTCTGttaccctgcaccccccccccaccccccctcgtACCATCATGGTTCTCCTCAGGTCCTCCTGttaccctgcacccccccaccccccctcgtACCATCATGGTTCTCCTCAGGTCCTCCTGTTACCctgcacccccaccccctcgTACCATCATAGTTCTCCTCAGGTCCTCTGttaccctgcacccccccccccacccccctccccccctcgtaCCATCATGGTTCTCTTCAGGTCCTCCTCTGTTACCctgcacccccaccccctcatACCATCATGGTTCTCCTCAGGTCCTCCTGttaccctgcacccccccaccccccctcgtACCATCATAGTTCTCCTCAGGTCCTCTGttaccctgcaccccccccaccccccctcgtACCATCATGGTTCTCTTCAGGTCCTCCTCAGGCACCCTGCCAGCACAGAACAGGTCTCGGTCAGCGAAGTACTGTGTAGCCACGTCCCCGATGGGCAGCTTGGAGAGGACGACTTTGGCCCCGGACTTGTGGATCTTGTCCAGCTTGTCGTAGAGGATATTCCACTCTGCGTCCACAATGGCCTGGTACTCCTGTGACAGAGAGCACACCATGGTACTGCTGCTCACCGTccccgccccacccccaccctgacCCATCCACATACCTCCACGTTGTTGACCCGGACCTCAGCGTTATCCTTCTCAGCCTTCAGCTCCAGCTCCACGTTCAGCAGGGCGATCTTGGGCGACACGTATTTCTTGGGCTGCATCTCGAAGCCGGCGTAGGAGAAAGTCTTCTTGAAGGCGACTCCGGCCACAAGGTGAGAATCCTGCGGGCACAGAGTGTTAGGAGTGGAAAGGCTCCGGGGTAAGatgcccagcagggggcagcagcgcTCACCTCCAGAGCTCCTCCCTGGACCTTCTTGATGCCGATCATCTTGAGCTGCAGCAGGTCGTCCAGCAGGGACACCGCGTCCACCACCATCTTAGCGAAGAAGTCCTTCTGCAGAGCGATCAGCTTGGAGCTCAGGGCGGTGGCTGCGCACTTCTCCAGCAGGCGGCGCTGTTCTCTGTAAGACAACCAGAGTGGAGGATGGAGAAGCTGACTGCAGCGGACCAGGGACTTGTATGGGGAGATCAGGGACTTGTATGGGGAGATCAGGGACTTACTCCTTGTCTTCCTTCTTTACCGTCACAGAGAGTTCTTTGATTTTACTGACGGCCTGCAGAGAAACAGGAAACGTTACTAAGAGCTGCAAACCTGCAGAGCATCGCAACCCGGCTGTGGGAACCCTGGGGCAGGACACTGTATGGTGCTATGTGTATGGTACTCACCAGCTGAGTGGCGGTGCAGAAGGCCCGGATGATGACCTGGGGGTGCAGACCCTCCTCCACGTACGGCTTCACCTGCTTCATGAACTCGGCAGCGAGCAGCGTCACAGACGTAGTGCCGTCCCCCACCTGTTATAATATAGAAGGGTCTCATTATAATACGCCAGTGGCAGGGGTCCCAgccaccacacacaccacaccagACACGCCGGGGTCACTACACATTAGAGGGTCCTCACCTCAGCGTCCTGTGACTTGGCGATGTCCACCAGGGTCTTGGCTGCAGGATGGACGACATCCAGGAGCTTCAGGATTGTGGCCCCATCATTGGAGATTGTGGCTTTACCTGCAGAGAGGAGAAGTGATTGTCACCAGCTGGGGACCCCGGTGAGAGAGAGGGGGCCCCCCGGTGTGAGGACAGGGCAGctcggggggagagagggggcccccCAGTGTGAGGacagggtagggctgggcggtataccgttaAAAAACCGATACCGTccatggcgtcggttaaccgacctcaactctgccaggacggtatctgcggtatttcacagttttgtgcgctgtatgtgcagaTGCAGGGATGTCGGCGTGTCAGAGCCAGGCAGGATGTGGCTGCAGCTGATCGAATGAGAGGAGTCTTATCCGAGGCCCGAGACAGGAGGGGGATCACTGAGCACTGACACTATAGCCCAGGGATCTGGCTTATCTCCCTCCCGGGCCCCAAGATGCGGACACTGAGCCGGTGGAGCCCCGCGGCCGAGTGCAGCCTCGGAGTGTCTAGTGTCCTGCACTCCCCGGGCAGTGAACGAGGCACAGAGCAGAGGTCTGCAGGCTGAGGACCGGACTGCTGCTCGGGTGACAGCGCTgccccatccccctcctgtcactgccggaCCCGTCCTATCAAACAGGGAAATTGCTTGGGGCCCCCCTTCTATCCCCCATCCGTGTGACTGAGgagcagcagccttcaggaggtaAACTTACTACTGTGCTGCCGTCCACACAGCCCTCCCCGTCACTCCTAGCCGGCACCGGTCTTCAGGAGGCACACTCTGCCGGGTTGTAGATCCTCCCATTGTGTCCAGGGAAAGGGACAGTGTCTGTGTAGCAGCATGTTAGTGCACGGAGGAGCCGCTTTCTTGTTTAGTTTCCCTGACGTGCTCTGTCTCTTATCACTGACACCAGAGGCGAAAGGAGAGAGCGGTTTCTTCATCTACACTCAGGCTCTGGCTTTCCCTGGAATAGCCGAGTTGTCTCAGTTCATGGACACATGTAACACTGGCTGtccctggaatagcagagctgtctcagttccTAGTCACCACATGTAACACTGGATGtccctggaatagcagagctgtctcagttccTAGTCACCACATGTAACACTGGATGtccctggaatagcagagctgtctcagttccTAGTCACCACATGTAACACTGGATGtccctggaatagcagagctgtctcagttccTAGTCACCACATGTAACACTGGCTGtccctggaatagcagagctgtctcagttccTAGTCACCACATGTAACACTGGATGTCCCTGGAATAGCAGAGTTGTCTCAGTTCATCTAGCTCTAGCTATCCCTTCAGTTCCTAGTCACCACATGTAACTGGCTGGAAGGAAGGGAGAcaagtctctgtatatacacacacatgaggaaggggggcagtctcccttcctcctgtgtgtatatatagagacttgtcctttcctgtgtgtatgtagctgtataactctgctaagacccctaataatgacaaataatagtcACAATAGACTAAATACACAGCCTTGAGTTGCTGCTCAGTAAGTtactggtttttttttaatactttttagggtacaaacacccacacccaccgtatacgcagcgtatttattgctacgatatgcagcagattt
Above is a window of Dendropsophus ebraccatus isolate aDenEbr1 chromosome 7, aDenEbr1.pat, whole genome shotgun sequence DNA encoding:
- the CCT7 gene encoding T-complex protein 1 subunit eta; translation: MMPTPVILLKEGTDTSQGVPQLVSNINACQVIAEAVRTTLGPRGMDKLIVDDRGKATISNDGATILKLLDVVHPAAKTLVDIAKSQDAEVGDGTTSVTLLAAEFMKQVKPYVEEGLHPQVIIRAFCTATQLAVSKIKELSVTVKKEDKEEQRRLLEKCAATALSSKLIALQKDFFAKMVVDAVSLLDDLLQLKMIGIKKVQGGALEDSHLVAGVAFKKTFSYAGFEMQPKKYVSPKIALLNVELELKAEKDNAEVRVNNVEEYQAIVDAEWNILYDKLDKIHKSGAKVVLSKLPIGDVATQYFADRDLFCAGRVPEEDLKRTMMACGGSIQTSVNALKDEVLGQCALFEEAQVGGERYNFFTGCPKAKTCTIILRGGAEQFMEETERSLHDAIMIVRRAIKNDSVVAGGGAIEMELSKYLRDYSRTIPGKQQLLIGAYAKALEIIPRQLCDNAGFDATNILNKLRAKHAQGGVWFGVDVNNEDIADNFDACVWEPSIVRINALTAASEAACLILSVDETIKNPRSTADAPGGGRGRGRPHQH